Genomic window (Rhododendron vialii isolate Sample 1 chromosome 4a, ASM3025357v1):
TTTCTTTTTCGCTTTATATATACTTTCCTCTTTTCGCATATCATTCATATAATAATTGACGGTTTTTATGGAATATAAGTGTCAGTAGTCCGACCTTAGATATCCTCTCATCAGTTTATATATAATGGATCTTACTTCTCTCCAATTAACTAGACGGTTGAGTCGAGTCGAGTCTCGCAAAACCCGTGACGTCTATCTGTCACGTACTTTTGAATATCTACCCATGCATGCATGTACTAATCAACTTTTCTCTTGGTAAACGTACAAAACAGTTACATCCTCGGATTCCAACAAGTTTTATACCTTTCACCATTGGATCCTTCAATTGGTCATGGTAACAAAGTAGCCTACATTAACTTGGTCTTTTTTGCTACACATGCATGTCAcatgtataataaaaaatttcatgcCATGCACGGCTGCATCTATGCGGATTCTGCTACTGACCACTTCAATCTATTTggtgcatccgagccgttcgAAACACTTTTTACGGTCCAAATTTAAAGGAGggtttagaaaaagaaaaaaaaaacaccctctTTAAATCTGGGCCGTCCGAACACTTTTTGACAATTTGGATGCACCAAATGGACCGAACTGGTCGGTACCAAATAGATGGGATCTGAGTCCGTCACAATGTACAGTGAactataaaacaaaataaatggaaTCTCTAAAAACATCTCTGAAGCTTGGCCATTAGACTTAACACAGAGGACAGGGAGACAAGGATTTATCCCATAAAAAGGTCACGAGTCCTACGTAGTTTCTCGAGTATTAATGTGGTTAGGCGAACGTTGTGTGTATAAGGTCATAACACCTATACAAAGTTAATTTTGCGATAATTTGGATCTAAAAAGGCGATCTTTGTGCAGGGATGCGAGGGTTCGGTGCTATTGAACTCCACGAGTAAAAACACAGCCGAGAAATCTGCAGGCCCCAACTTAAGCCTAAGAGGATTCCAAGTAATCGACGGCGTGAAAACGGCACTTGAAAAACAATGCCCTGGTGTTGTATCCTGTGCTGATATCCTCGCTCTAGTAGCTCGAGATGCGGTTGTGGAGGTAAAAacgataaagaaaaaaaaacattccaaaattAACAATCAAACCTCGAACCGCAATCAATGTCCAAATACTAAATggtttttcttccattttatttattttttagatcgGTGGACCCTCTTGGCCAGTTCTCACAGGACGAAGAGATGGTAGAGTATCACTCGCTACAGAAGTGTTGAATAATCTACCAGCTCCTTTCTTCAACATAACTCAACTATCAACGCTTTTTGCCTCGAAGGGTTTAACTGTTAAAGACCTTGCAGTTTTATCAGGTAATTTTGAACTTGTAATGAAAACCAATTCGAAGAGGATGGTCTAGTGGTGAATGTTTAGAATTTacagattcttttttttttttctctgtctCGAAGCTTTTTAGGTGTCATCAAATTTTATAGGGTCATTAATATGCATGGTTTCGCCCTAGCTTTGATGAATACCACACCAATACGAAGGTTGGATTTGTCCCAACATACTAGTTGGGCTACGCATAAGTTGATAGGACATCCGAGTTATGAATAATGGTTTTGCATGCCAATAGTAGCCAATTGGGTGAGACTATTTCCCTCCTAATTTAAGTGTCCTCTGTAGCAAATCGTGCATTTTAAGAAGTTAAAATTTTTACTCTAAACTTTCCAAATTAACCTTAAAAACTGTGAAGTTAATTATGTGTACGaaaatcgcttatatctttcaatatggatctaaaaaatatatataatatgaatcttgtttgatagatctcaattaattttcttatacaaagttttcaaaatcatgaaaaaattataaattgaaacatattgTCAATCTAAAAATAACACGAATATAAAAAGTTGTCAAATCAATGTGTACTTtttaagggtaaaattgaaagtTTGACGTGTTTTGATGGTTATTTTTGGGAAGTTGACACTTATTTTGGAACATTCCAAAGTAGAAACATAaacacttaaattgggacggagggaatacaTAATACCAAAAAAAGTTGGGGCTTAAATTATTTCTCGCATATTTCAATGAACATTCACATAAATCCATAACGTTTCACAGACATTGATGCATTTTTTGCATGTTAATTATCACCTCCCACTAGGTTGCATATCATCattcttcaaaaagaaaagacaatgtTTTTCACATCATActtagaagacaaaaaaaaaagtgtggtgGTAAAAataaagtgtcaaaatcaattaacaaaaaaaacccagcaAGAACGCAAAGAACTTTTTCACGAAAAACTCTTAAAATCTCAATCTAAGGTTGCGTTCTTGTCAACTTAtaagtttgaaacttatttcggtattttttatttttcgtaactttttatttagtttttcatcgtaatttttgagattaatcgtTCGTCTCAACAAGACAAATTGGAAAActataaaaatataaaccaatatttaaaaaatttaaataagacgatactttaaacaaataagacaattatttaatatttttttcgtatttagagaactctttttttttgcttttggtcataattttgtattttttagacttctctcgtcgagacgaatgattaatccaaaaataatcaCTTGAATTtagcaaaaattcaaaaaagacgaataaaacacacaaaacgaaaacAATGTAATTAAGTTTCGAAGAATGAGCATCTCAAAaaaaatcttctcatttttcccctctctctctctctctctctctctctctgtgtgtcaCAGGTGCACACACAATAGGAGTCAGTCACTGCGCCAGCTTCTCACCCCGACTGTACAACTTCACCGGAAAAGGCGATACTGACCCGTCACTGGACCCCAACTACGTAGCCAAACTGAAGGAAGCATGCAAGCCGAAAGATGCAACCACGCTCGTCGAGATGGACCCGGGCAGCTTCAGAACGTTCGACACTCATTTCTACACTCTTGTGGGCAAAAGAAGAGTGTTGTTCAACTCTGACTCGGCTCTTCTCGCCGACCACACCGCAAGCGCTTACGTGCGAGCTCAGGCATTGCCGGAGGGTTCAACTTTCTTTAACGATTTCGGCGAATCCATGATGAATATGGGTCGGATTGGCGTCCTTACTGGCAGTTCAGGCGAAATCAGGAAACATTGTGCTTTCGTTAACTAATTATTGgcatctcttttctttctttctttctttgttttttttgtcaaacggaaatttATTGGCATCTCTTTTCACTGTCATAAATACTACGGCCGGATACATACAAAAGCGAGCGGATCCAGACACAAAACCGTTATGGTAACATGGATATAACATGTGTTGTGTGTGAGATCTACGTGTATCGAATAATTTCAGCCGTGTGTATATTTGGATTTGTATGTGTCTGTTTCTGTCAATAACATTACAATCATATTTGTTTGATGGgtcttttattcaatttttacgGGTATTTTGCCAAATATTTAtcgatttttttgttatagtaCTATTTTGTCTAATAggtaaatttatttgtttttgtgtgtgtgtggaaatGAAGATTTGTGTTATGATAAGAGGAATTTTTTGTGAGCTAATTTTATAAAGATTTGTAATGGAATGGAAGATGAATTGATCAATGTAAGGAGGATCCTAAGATGTTTTAAGTGatgttttttgaaattaattttttttgtcgtatATGATTGGAAAAAATTTCACTATGCCAAACTCCTTCTTAGCCCATAAAAAGGAGCATCAATCTCCTCTTCTGAAATTGTATCCACAATCTCATCGCACCTAATTGTAGCTACATGTACAACCGTTTGATCAAGTATCTTGTTGtcggttttttttattatggtttttcctctttttttttggtaggtgTGAAGTTGGAATATGCTAATCATTAATCCATGCATTCACAAGTGTCTAGGcatttcaattcaatattaattgatgttttaatttttgagtAGTGAATTATAGATTTTGAATTATTATCAGATCAAAGATATTATAGATAAATATGTGAAAGTGTTTGAATGATATGTACTAAATAAATTTGACAATAGAGTAGTGTTTAGAATATAATATGAAGATAATAGATTATAATGTtctttttttaaccatattttccTTTCACTAGCATTTGGTGATAACAATAGTTATTGTTATGTACAGtgcttttatgaaaaaaaaattcaaccataactgcttttaatttaaaattttaactaACCTTAGCGGAAGGGGACCTAAGaaagtagaaaataaaaataacaaaaaaaaaaagtcaagttATATCCATATACTCCTCTAATACTAGTACTTAAGTTTAATTTGGTGGAATCGAAATAAATTGTTAAGCTTGACTTGAACAACATTGTTAGTATACATATATTATAATTATACTAGTAGAAAGTAGCTAGGTTGAAAACAAGTTGTTAATTATGATCTGTCTTAAACCAACTTCCCAAGGATAATGATCCTGGATCGAGTTGGCAGTTGAACTGTTGGAAAATGCAACATGTATATACACCTATACACATACGCCATGCATTCTTAAATTATACAAAAATTTATAGCATCTAGATATAAACTCGTAACACtggccgataaaaaaaaaaaaaacacttgtaaCATCAATTTTGGATATAACGACGACGACAAATCGAAACTATCAAATTAATCACCCAGATCAATAATTTACCCATATCCTACGAATCACCCACATCTTACAAATCGATACATCAAAGATTACAAATCTTACTCATTCTCTttctttggagagagagagagagagaaaaaattcaacccaaccaaaactcattcttctcTACCCCTAATATGATCACAAATTTAGTAAATCAACATGCATACATACACCTACCCAGCTGCATGCTGTTTTAAAAACTATTAATAATTAATAGCATTGACCCCTGTTGCTTGTGGTGGTAGCTATGTGAACAGGGTTGGTGTTGAATCCATAGTACATATTAtatttcttaaaataatttAAGGTGTATGTATGTGCTAGCTTAATATGCACACCTTGTCTGTCCTCTAGGGAATCAATTCCACCCGCGAGCAGGAAGTCTGATTAATTAAGGCCGCGATTCTTATACCTTACCCGCATTGCTTATCTAATTAATTCATTCAAATTTGGTTAATATAGTCTAGATCGAGATTACTCTATCTATTGTCAATTTATGTTGGAATTCTCCGAAAAAAATCTAACAGTTGTAAAACCTGTTATGAATTGGTCACGTACAAGAGCTGATAACATACAAAAATGTTTCAAAACTAGAACGTACCTAAGAAGAAAGTAAATTATTCTCGAGTCTCTTGACCACTACCAGGCCAACTCCAAGAGCCAAACCCTTTGGGGTTGTTGACCAAACATATGACAgctctattttttaaaaattgatcaAAGGCATGCCTAAGCTCACCTATATAATCCCTGTATCTACGCAAGTCTGGTTTTCTAGCATATCACAAACCACACAAGTATACAGAGCCAAACTGTCAGCCAGTTTCATATcctcaagagagagagagaaaatggccAAGAAAAAGCTAATTGTCTTggctttctctctccacttggTGCTCGTTCCCTTTGTGTTTGATGTTGCCAATTCACAAGGCCCTTCCGGTGAAGATGTTGTCAAGACCGTGAAAAAGCTCTACTTCTCGGGCTCCAAGTACTCGTGCAGCTCCTTGGTTTGTACCGAATGCATTTTCGCGATTGTCTTGTTAGGGTCGGTTCGAACgttcactttctttctttccttatttATGTTCCTTTTTCTCTTATTCGTGAAAAGGATAAGAGCATGCATAGCATAAGTGTAGTTTATACAGAGAAGCACAAGAATATCAAAGGATGTTACATGCAGATTCAATTTCggtgttttttttgtaaaaagcaAAAGAATTAGTTCGCTTCGTACTCACCGCGCGGCTGTgttcaattttagtttttttttgcacaCTGCCTCCAGAATCAATCTGAGCGGAGCCAACATATGAATTTGAGTGTTGATGCTTGAGCCACATCTCATTCGAGAGGGGTCGATGTGCATGGTAATTGTTTGGGtgaatgttctttttttttttttttttttcccgtggtGAATGCCAGCATTGACAGTTGTAATGAGTCAACATTGTCAAGAACCTTCGTATGTCGCATCAAATGATAAATGTACGTAAATCGTAAAATTAACAGGAACAATGAGAAGTAATGACAACGTACCACATACCGCCGGACCAATATTCATATGCACACCCGTTGGTAAGCGACCAACTAGTGATGAAGAAGGCATAAACGTAACCCCACCTACCAGAAAAAGAGCAAACGGCTCACCAAAAAACCTCCCAAAAAGATAACATTATTGGTGCACTCATGATAGCATTTTTGTGAGTTTTATAAAGTACAGCCAATCTTATTTTGTAGCTTTCCCCCTAATTTTTGGAGGTGGGCCAAGTTCGTCCGGGCTGCATATCGTTAAAATTGCAACACGAGAAAcgcaattttaaaacacaatttcgAGCATAATTGCGTTTAAAACCGTTTGATGTATCTAATCTTAGATGCATTGGATGGCTCTAGGCACATAACCTCCGGACACAACTCCAAACACAATTGTGCGGAGGTTATGCTCATCAATCTCCTCTTCTGAAATTGAATCCACAATCTCATCGCACCTAATTGTAGCTGCATGTACAACTATTCGGCCAAGTGTCTTGTTgtcgagtttttttttatatggttTTTCCGCTTTTTTTTGGTAGGTGTGAAGTTGGAATATGCTAGTAATTAATCCATGCATTCACAAGTGTCTAGGCATATCAATTCAATATTAAttgatgttttaatttttgagtAATGAATTATAGATTTTGAATTATTATCGGATCAAAGATATTATAGATAAATATGTGAAAGTGTTTGAATGATATGTACCAAATAAAGTTGACAATAGAGTAGTGTTTAGAATATAATGTGAAGATAATAGATTataatgttctttttttgaccATATTTTCCTTTGACTAGGATTTGGTGATAACAATAGTTATTGTTATGTACAGTgcttttatgaaaaattgtttCAACCATAACtgcttttaatttaaaattttaactaACCTAAGCGGAAAGGGACCTAAGaaagtagaaaataaaaataacaaaataaaaaaaaagtcgaGTTATATCCATATACTCCTCTAATACTAGTACTTAAGTTTAATTTGGTGGAATCGAAATAAATTGTTACTATGGTATATATCTTTCCAATAACAATTTTGACAACCAATTAACTTGCCAACAACACTGATACTCCATATCTTAAGCTTGACTTGAATAACATTGTTAGAGCATtcgcaatggtaataattaaaattaataatcaaaaagtgtcacgtcagcatttgattatctatttagtttATAATCAAACTTTACAACCTTTACTTCCAtgcacattggttatttttgcatctctaaccaaaaaaacccccacaatacaaaatgcacatttgtccaatcacaaacgaatttcaattacgcacccgaccacaccaaattattcgtctcaatgagacgatttcaatgtggggtgtttttgagttattgagttttaagtttggttattaagcttggttattgagttttggttattgataaaagttgttaaatttggttatggaatgagtgaaatttgattatttactaaaaaacttgtaactttgcttattacaatgtggggtattttttgaacattgttattaagtttgattatccaaactcatttgcttattacaatgtgaatgCTCTTAgtatacatatattatataattataCTAGTAGAAATTAGGTTGAAAACAAGTTAATTATGAgataaaattaaataggcatcctctTTACTCAAtttatt
Coding sequences:
- the LOC131323057 gene encoding peroxidase 27-like is translated as MVNTKLIVSALSLHLMLVPFVLDLVYADQGLTLGFYKPSCPSAEDIVKAKTKSYISRVPSLAPSLLRLHFHDCFVRGCEGSVLLNSTSKNTAEKSAGPNLSLRGFQVIDGVKTALEKQCPGVVSCADILALVARDAVVEIGGPSWPVLTGRRDGRVSLATEVLNNLPAPFFNITQLSTLFASKGLTVKDLAVLSGAHTIGVSHCASFSPRLYNFTGKGDTDPSLDPNYVAKLKEACKPKDATTLVEMDPGSFRTFDTHFYTLVGKRRVLFNSDSALLADHTASAYVRAQALPEGSTFFNDFGESMMNMGRIGVLTGSSGEIRKHCAFVN